The region TTCCGCTGTCGCATGGCGCTGTCGGATCGTCCCAGATCGGCGGCAACCTGTCGACCAATGCGGGCGGCAACAACGCGCTGTGCTACGGCGTGGCGCGCGATCAGGTGCTGGGGCTCGAGGTGGTCTTGCCCGATGGTACGCTGTGGGACGGGCTGCGGGCGCTGCGCAAGAACACCGCCGGTTATGACCTGCGACAGCTCTTTATCGGGGCCGAAGGCAGCCTTGGCATCATCACCGGCGCGGTGGTCAAGCTGCGCCCGCTTCCGGTGTCCCGCGCCACAGCCTTTGTTGGCGTCAAGACTCCCGGCGCGGCGCTGAAGCTGCTGCACGCGCTGTCGGCCAGGATGGGCGGCACGGTCGCCGCCTTCGAGCTGATCTCGCGCGGGGCGCTCGACGCGGCGCTTGCCCATACCGGGATGCGCGACCCGCTGGAAGCGCCGGGCGCCTGGTCGGTTCTGATCGAGGCCGAAACCGCCTCGGAGGCGATGGACCTGGGCGGGTTGCTGGAAGATGGGCTGGCCGGTGCTTTCGAAGCAGAGCTGATTCAGGACGCCCTGTTGGCCCAGAACGAAGCGCAGCGCATGGCGTTCTGGAAGCTGCGAGAAGCCATCGCCGAGGCGCTGATCCGCGATGAAAGCTGTCTGAAAAGCGATACCGCCGTGCCGGTCGGCCGTGTGCCCGAGTATCTCGAGGCGGCGGGGCGTGCCGTGGACCGCTTTCTTCCGGGGGTGCGCCCTGTTCCCTTCGGGCACCTGGGCGACGGCAACGTGCATTTCAACCTGATGCGCCCCGAAACGATGCCACACGGCGCCTTCCGCGGGCACTGGGTGGCCCTGACGGAAATCCTGGCCGAGGAGGCGATCCGCCTGGGTGGCACGCTGAGCGCGGAACATGGAATCGGTCGGCTGAAATGCGAGGAATTCGCAGCAGTGGTTGATCCGGTGTCGTTGCGTATCATGCGCTCGCTCAAGCAGGCGCTGGACCCCGACGGCCGGATGAATCCCGGCGTGCTGTTCGCCCGGTGACGGCTGCGGCAGCACCACCCGAATTCAGGAGCCCATGCCTATCTTCGGCGTCGGGCCAAGTTGGCGCAGACGCTACATCACGGTGAGGGATTTCCCGGGGGGCAGGTCACGCACCTTCGAGGGCTGGCAGATTTCAACAGGGCCGACCAATTCACGCTGAACTCCGCCGGGCTTTTGCGCACCGCGCGCAAGCTCGCGGATTGGCGCATCTACGTGTCCCCCTCCGTCTGGAAGGGATTCTGAGGTACATGTCCGGGCCCCCGCGGGCGCCCGGCGCTGCCGCTGAGTTCAAAAGGCGTCAGGTCCCGCTGATTTCATGGTACTCTCGGGGCCCTATTGAGAAGTAAAGGCGCTGCTGCATTCGTGGGGCGAATGTAACGAATATAAAACATTCATTTCATCCATCATTGAGCGATTGTTAGAATTCCTGAACACGAAACCTGCGTCGAGCACGTCCACATCGACGCCTCTCCCGGGGCGCCCATGACTGTGATGACTGCCTGTTTCGAGAGAACAAAAACAGACAGGGAAACCATGAAACTCAAATCGTTCTTCGTTGCTTCTACCGTTGCTTTCGCCGTCGCCTCGACCGCCGTGGCCGAAGACCTGACCATCGGCGTGGGTGCAAGCATCACCTCGATCGACCCGCATTTCTACAATGCCTCGCCCAACAACAACATCGCGATGCAGATTTTCGACCGGCTCACCGAGCGCTCGGCCACCGGCGCGCTGGAGCCCGGGCTGGCCGAAAGCTGGGAGGCCACCGGCGAAGAGGAATGGACGTTCAAACTGCGCGAGGGGGTCACCTGGCATGACGGCGAACCCTTCACCTCCGACGACGTGATCTTCAGCCTGTCCCGCGCCGGAGACGTGCCGAACAGCCCCGGGGGCTTCGGCGGGTTCATTCGGTCGATTGAGAGCGCATCCGCACCGGATGACACGACCGTGGTGATCAAGACCAAGGGTCCGGCGCCGAACCTGCCCGGCAACCTTGCCAATATCGCCATCATCTCGCGCCACGTGGGCGAAAGGGCGGAAACCGCCGACTACAACGACGGCAGCGCCGCGATCGGCACCGGCGCCCTGAAGTTCGAGAGCTTCAACAACGGCGACTCGGTCGTGCTGTCGCGCAATGACGACTGGTGGGGCCACGAACTGGCGTGGGAGACCGTCACCTACCGGATGCTGACCAGCAACGGCGGCCGCACCGCCGCCATGCTGGCGCAGGACGTCGACATGATCGACACGCCGCCCGCAGTCGACCTTCCGCGTCTGGACCAGGCGGAGGGCCTGCACGTCTCTTCCACCGCCGGGTTGCGCGCCATCTACCTGATGCCCAACTACCGCCCCCTCGACGAGGTTCTGGGCATTTCCGGCAAGGGGGGCGCCACGCTCACCGAAAATCCGCTGACCAACGTCAATGTCCGCAAGGCGCTGGCGGAGGCGATCAACCGCGAGGCCATCGTCGAGCGGATCATGGAAGGCACCGCGACCGCCTCGGCGCAGTGGCTGCCCTCCAGCGCCTATTCCTACGCTCCCTCGAAGAGCGTCGAGGCGCCCGACCTCGAAGAGGCGAAGGCCCTGCTGGCCGAGGGCGGCTACGAGGATGGCTTCTCGCTGACTCTGTTCGCGCCCACCGACCGC is a window of Ponticoccus alexandrii DNA encoding:
- a CDS encoding FAD-binding oxidoreductase, translated to METLRDMLGAKGVLTTPGDMAAFLDDPLGATVTPPRAVLRPGSTAEVQAALRWCQSEGLSVVPQGGLTGLTQAAVPVDLDKTVILSLGRMNRLRELDADSATATVDAGMVLADLRARAEEAGFYFPLSHGAVGSSQIGGNLSTNAGGNNALCYGVARDQVLGLEVVLPDGTLWDGLRALRKNTAGYDLRQLFIGAEGSLGIITGAVVKLRPLPVSRATAFVGVKTPGAALKLLHALSARMGGTVAAFELISRGALDAALAHTGMRDPLEAPGAWSVLIEAETASEAMDLGGLLEDGLAGAFEAELIQDALLAQNEAQRMAFWKLREAIAEALIRDESCLKSDTAVPVGRVPEYLEAAGRAVDRFLPGVRPVPFGHLGDGNVHFNLMRPETMPHGAFRGHWVALTEILAEEAIRLGGTLSAEHGIGRLKCEEFAAVVDPVSLRIMRSLKQALDPDGRMNPGVLFAR
- a CDS encoding ABC transporter substrate-binding protein codes for the protein MKLKSFFVASTVAFAVASTAVAEDLTIGVGASITSIDPHFYNASPNNNIAMQIFDRLTERSATGALEPGLAESWEATGEEEWTFKLREGVTWHDGEPFTSDDVIFSLSRAGDVPNSPGGFGGFIRSIESASAPDDTTVVIKTKGPAPNLPGNLANIAIISRHVGERAETADYNDGSAAIGTGALKFESFNNGDSVVLSRNDDWWGHELAWETVTYRMLTSNGGRTAAMLAQDVDMIDTPPAVDLPRLDQAEGLHVSSTAGLRAIYLMPNYRPLDEVLGISGKGGATLTENPLTNVNVRKALAEAINREAIVERIMEGTATASAQWLPSSAYSYAPSKSVEAPDLEEAKALLAEGGYEDGFSLTLFAPTDRYPNAPAVAQAVAQMWTRIGVETSVEALPWANYSSRRNEFGIHLIGLGNSTFDASSMLVNVLGSVDPENGMGASNQSGYGNPALDEMTLEALRISDDAAREAKLIEAVEMAMDDQAIIPLYQQSNAWALRDGLTYAPRIDERTVAKDVMKE